In Streptomyces sclerotialus, the DNA window GCCGCCGAGAACCACGACCGCGAGGGTGGGGAGCGCGAGCAGCGAGATCTTGTCGCCGAAATTGCTGACGGTCTGCCCGAACCAGAGTCGATTGAAATCGGAATGCCGACCGAGTGCCATGGAGACGCCCTTTTCTGTGGGGGACGGAATTGTCGGACGGCTCCGAAATTATGCGGCGGGGGTTAGCGGCCGGTTATGAATCCGGGGGACTATAGGCCGGCTGTAGACAGCGGATGAGAAGCGGCGTAGAAACGCGTGATGTCCGCGCTCTCGCGGGCGATGCCGGCGGCCACTTCCGGGTCCCAGGGCGCGTCCCCGGGGAAGGGTTCGGCCGTCACCGCTCCCCCGCGCCGGCCGCGCGTCCAGGTGCCCACCGCCAGGCCGTCGACCATGACGGTGGCCCGGATCTGGCCGCCGCCGGGCCACACCACACGCTCGTGCGCGGCGGGCACGGACAGTTCCCGGCTGCGGTATCCGACCAGGTAGTTGTCGTAGGCGGGCAGCAGCCGTACGTCGGGCCCGGCGCAGTCGGCGGGGGTGGCCGGTCCGGGGGCGGGTGCGGCGGCCCAGGCGTTCCGGCACGTCCCGATCCTCAGCCCGGACCAGTGCGCGAAGTCCTCCACCGTCGCGGGCCCGTGGGCGGCGCGGTAGCGGCGGGCGAGTTCGGTCTCGGCGGCCGCTCCGGTGAACGGGAGCGGGCCGGTGGCGGGCAGCCAGTCGTCGAGGAGGACGAAGGTGGCCTCCCCGTCGCGCTGCGGTCCGTGGCAGATCCGGCCGGCCAGCGCCGCCCGGCGGATCAGGTGGAAGGCGGCCTGGCCCTTCGGGGGCACGCCGAGGGTGGTGAGCCGGTCGGTGAGTTCGGGACGGGTCAGCGGCCCCTCGCCGTCGACGGCGTCGGCGATGAGCCGTTCCGCGCGCTCGCACAGCGCCTCGTCCAGGCCGAGTTCGCGCAGCCGGCGGGCGGCGAGCGCGAGGTGTACCGGGCCGAAGAGCGCGAGCAGCCAGCGGGCGTCGGCGGCCGGCACGTACTGCAGGGTGCCGCGCATGAACCAGCCGCGTACGACGCTGCGGTCGGTGTCGGTGGCCTGCCGTACCGCTTCGGCGGTCAGCCCACGGGCCCGTACCCGCAGTCCGAGCGCCGCGGCGGTCAGGTCCTGCGCCTGGACGGCGAGGACCCGGTCGAGCACGGCGGCGGCCGACGGTTCCCGGTGTCCGCCGCCGATCGCCTGTGCCTCTGCCCTGAGCAGCCGGTCGGTCGTTCCTTGTGCCACGTGTCCCGTCTTTCAGTCGAGCAGCGTCAGCCGCATGTCCTCTTGCGCCGCCACGCAGCCGACGGCGTCCCCGGCGGCCCAGTCCGTCAGCCGCCAGGCACCCCACCGGGGCGGTTCCTGTCCGTACACCGGAAGGTCGAGGCGGCTCAGCTCGTCGAGCGTAGCCACCCCGACCTTGACCAGTGACTCCTTCCGGACCCACTGGCGGAGGAAGGCGCGCAGCGGCCGGTCGTGCCGCCGCAGCGCCGCCAGTTCCCGTTCCGTGCACGCCCGGTGGGCGACCCGCCAGTCCAGCGGGCCGCCCGGGTCGGTCTCCAGGTCGATGCCGACGGGGCCGGGAGCCGCGGCGGCGGCGACCCGGCCCCGGGTGTGCGTGAGGCTCACGCCGAGGTCCGGTGCCTCGGCGAGCCGGGGCCGGCCGTGCGGCCGGGCGCACTCCCCGCAGCGCTGTACCACGGTGAGGGTGTGCGCCGGGCGGCCGAGGAGCCGCCCGGCGCAGAGCCGGACCAGGGCGTGGGCGGCCAGGAAGTCGTCCCGGTCGCCGGGTGACCGGAAGGCGTCGGCCCGCGCCAGTTCGGCAGGGGTCAGCAGGTCGCGGGCCGCACCGGCCGCCGCGAGCACCGCTCCGGTCCGCCCGGCCAGCGCCACCCCGCCCATCAGCGCTTGCGGCGCAGCACCGCGTAGTAGCCGGGCAGCCGCAGCGCATCGGAGTCCGACCGCGGGTCGATGGCGTGCAGTTCGATCGCCTCGTCGTCGACGACCTCCCAGTCCGGCTCGGGGAAGGCCTCGGCCAGTTCGGGGCGGGTGAAGCGGTGCGAGTGCCGGACCCCGGCCGCCTCCAGCGGCCCGACCAGGTCCTCGGCCCGGCCGCGCTTGCCGCCGACGAAGCCGAGGTATCCGAAGGAGTTGCTGGAATAGTCGGGCTCGTGCACGATCAGCGTCCCGCCGGGGCCGAGCAGCCGGCCGGCGACGGCGGCGAGCCGGGCCCGCGCCGCGCCGTCCAGGACGTGGAAGACCCCGCGGACGAAGATGTTGTACGGGCCCTCACCCAGTTCGGCGGCCTGCTCGGCGTCGGTCATGTCGAGCGCCAGGTAGTCGACGTTCGAGAGTTCCCCGCCGCGTTCGGCGGCCTCGCGCCGGGCGTGCTCGATCGCGCTGGCGGAGACGTCGACACCGACGACGCGCGGGTAGCGCGGGGCGAGTTCGCGGCTGTAGCGGCCGTTGCCGCAGCCCAGGTCGATGACCGGGAGGCGGGGGTCGAAGTGGCGCGCGGCCTGGCCGAGCAGCCAGTGGAACTCCTCGCCGCTGTCGGCGTCCCAGATCACGTCGCCGCCCCGGCCCGTCCGCTCGATCCCGGCCCAGTAGCGCTCCCACGCGTCGCCGGTGTCGCGCTCCTCGGCCTGTTCCGGCGCGGTCTCCTCGCCGGGCGGTGGCGAGCAGCGCTCCCAGACCTCCTCGTCGCCCAGCGCCTCCAGGAGGGTGACGAACTCGGTGAACATCGCGTCGATCAGGCCGTCGGGGTAGACGGCGGGCAGGAAGTCCCAGTTGAAGGTGAGGCCGCCGGCCTTCTCGAAGACCTGGAAGTCCAGCGAGACCTGCGGCGTCTGGGAGATGCCGTAGACCGGGACGCCGAGTTCGGTCTCCGCGTACTGCGGCGGGTGACCGGCGAGGCTGGTCATCACGACCGGCATGGCGGGCGCGAGCGAGCCGCGCAGCTTGGTCAGTTCGCGCAGCACCTGCACGCCGCTGAAGTAGCGGTGCTCCAGGTCGGCCCACAGCCGCCGCTGGAGGTCGCGGGCGCGCCCCGCGAAGGTGTTCTCGCGCTGTTCGACGGCGAGCAGCAGTGTGGTGGTGGTGTCCGCGAGCAGCGCGTTGACCTGCGGGTGCAGCGGCAGCCTGTTGAACAGCGGGAAGTTGACGGTGAACCGGGACTGTCCGGCGGCCCTGCCCAGTACCTCGGCGTACGCGGCGGCCAGCACGCCGGAGGGCGTCACCTCGCGGGCGTGCGCCCGCTCCTGGATGCGGGTCCACAGCGCGGCGTCCACGACGTGGCTGCGCCGCTCGAAGCGGACGGGCAGTTCGGGCGCGTCGGCGGGGCGCTCGGGCAGCTGGGGGGCGGGCGGGAGGGTGGCGAGCCGGTCGCGCCAGTACCACTCGGAGCGGCGGTAGAGCTCGCTGTCGCGCAGCGAACTGCCGACGGCGAGCACGTAGTCGCGGAAGGTCAGTTCCAGCGGCGCGGGGTCGGCGTCCGGCTCGGTGTAGAAGGTGACCAGGTCCGGGACGAGGACCTGGAAGTAGCTCCAGGCGTCGGCGACCAGGAAGTCCAGCGAGAGGTGGATGCGGGCCCGGCCGCCGCCGAGCAGGCTGATCCGTACGTCGAACAGCGGCCAGCTGTCGGCGTCCAGCACCTGGTGGGACAGCCGCTCGCGCAGCGCGGCGAGCTCCGTCTCGCGGGCTGCTTCGTCCAGGCCGCCGAGGTCGGTGACCGGGATGTCGTACGCGGGGATCTCCTCGTACACCTGCTGGGTGCCGTCGGGCAGGATGCGGGTGCGCAGTGCGTCGTGGCGCTCGACGAGCCGGTGCCAGGCGCGGGTGAAGCGGGGGACGTCCAGCTGCTCGCTCTCCCACTCGAAGTAGCCGTGGCAGCCCACGTTGCCCAGCTCGACGAGGCCGCCGCGCCCGATCCACAGGGCCTGCTGGCTCTCGGTGAGCGGGAAGGGCGCGAAGCGCCGGTCCGGGTCGGGGACGATGGCCGGCAGTCCGCCGAAGTCGCCGCGTCCGCCGGATCTTTCGGTGGTGAGGAGGGCGGCGAGTTCGGCGACGGTCGGGCAGCCGGAGAGGTCGGAGAGGCTGAGCTCGGCGCCGTACCGGCGGCGGATCTCGTCGATCAGCTGGAAGGCGAGCAGCGAATGCCCGCCCAGCTCGAAGAAGTTGTCGTGGATGCCGATGCCGTCGGTGCGGAAGGCCTCGCACCACAGGCGGGCGAGGGAGTCCTCGACCTCGTTGCGCGGCGCTTCGTATCCCGCCTGCGCGGCACCGTCCTTGATGTCGGCGGGCTCGGGCAGCCGCCGGCGGTCGACCTTGCCGTTGGGCAGCCGCGGCAGTTCGGGGAGGACGACGATCGCGCCGGGCACCATGTAGTACGGCAGGGTGCGGGCGACCTCGGCGCGTACGGTGCCGGAGTCGGGTGCCGCGCCCTGCTCGGGCGCCACGTAGGCGAGGAGCCGTTTGTCGTTCGGGCCGCGCTCCTGGGTGACGACGACGGCCTCGGCGATGCCGTCGAGGCGCGCCACGTGCGTCTCGACCTCGCCCAGTTCGACCCGGAAGCCGCGGATCTTCACCTGGGAGTCGGCGCGGCCGAGGAGTTCGACGGCGCCGTCCTCGCGGCGGCGGGCCAGGTCACCGGTGTCGTAGAGCACCGGGTGCGGGTCGCCGTCGACGACGTTGGGGCGGAACGCCGCGGCGGTCAGTTCCGGTCTGCCGTGGTACCCGGCGGCGAGTCCGGCGCCCGACACGTGCAGCCGGCCGACCTCGCCGTCGGCCACCGGGCGGTCCGCGTCGTCGAGGAGGTGGACGCGGAGGTTGGCGATGGGCACCCCGACCGGTACCTGCCGGGTCGCGCGGATCTCCGCCGGGGTGGCCGGGCTGGTGAAGTCGATGCCGGCGCCCAGGTCGAGGCAGGAGAGCACGTTGGTGGTCTCGGTGGTGCCGTACGTCATCACCACCCGGAACGGGGTGTCGGTGAGCGGCCAGCTGTGCACCCGTTCGGCCGTGGTCACCATGATCCGCAGCGCCGTGTCCGCGGGCCATGCGAGACCCCAGACAGGCTCGGCGAGCGCGGCCACCAGCATGGTGTGGGTGATCCGCTCCCGGACCAGCCAGTCGCGGATCTGGTCGGGGGTCTGGGCCTGGCCGGCCTCGGGGATGTGGATCGCGGCGCCTGTCGGGAGGTAGGCCAGCCACTCCATGATCTGTACGGCGAATCCGGGGGTGGACATCCACGAGGCGCGGTCCCCCGGGCGTACCCCGTAGGCGCGCCGGGTCCAGTGCACCAGGTTGGTGAGCGCCCCGTGCCGCTCCAGGACGGCCTTGGGGGTGCCGGTGGAGCCGGAGGTGTAGATCAGGTGGCTGATGGTGTCGGGCCCGGTGGGCACGCCGGCGGGTGTCGCGGGCTGCCCGTGGCCGGCGGTGGCGACCTCGGCGTGCGCCACTCCCGCGGGTATCCGCGCGGTGAGCTCGGCGGGGGTGAGGACGAGGAGGGGCCCGGCGTCGCCGATCATCGCGGCGAGCCGGTCGTCGGGGTTGACCGGGTCGAGCGCGACGATCGCGGCACCGGTCTTCAGGATGGCGAGCGAGCCGATCACGTAGTCGGCACCGCGCGGGTAGCACAGTCCGACCCGCTCGCCGGGCCGCGCGCCGCGGCCGATCAGCGCGTGCGCCAGGCGGTTGGTGGCGGCCTCCAGTTCCGCGTACGTCCAGGAGCGGTCGCCCTGCACCAGGGCGGGGGCGTGCGGGGTGCGGGCGGTCTGCTCGGCGAGCAGTTCCGGGTAGCCCGTCGCGGGGAACGGGGTGTCCGTACGGTTGAGGTCGAGGAGTGCGGTGGTCACAGCGCGGCCCTTTCTGCTCCTGTGAAGGCTCGGCTGCGCAGCAGCCGCACCGGGAGGCTCTTGATGCCCCAGGTGAAATTGGACGAGTTGAAGACGGCGGGATCGGTGAGTTCGAAGCCGTCGAGCACGGCGAGCATCTCGGTGAGCAGGGCACCGAGTTCGAAGCGGGCGAGGCGGGCGCCGAGGCAGAGATGGCGTCCGTGGCCGAAGGCGACGTGCCGGTTCGGGCGGCGGTCGACCCGGAAGCTGTGCGGGTCGGTGAAGACGTCCTCGTCCCGGTTGGCCGAGACGTTCCAGAGGGTCACCCGGTCGCCCGCCGCGACGGGCACCCCGTTGATCTCGGTGTCGCGCACGGCGGTGCGCAGCGCGTGCACGCCGGGGGTGGTCCAGCGCAGGATCTCCTCGACCGCCGGTGCGATGCCCTCGGGGCCGAGGCGGCGCAGCAGCTCCCACTGCTCCGGCTGCCGGGCGAACTGGTGCACGGCGCCGGCGGCGGAGTAGCGGGTGGTCTCGTTGGCCCCGGAGAGGACGCCGTTGCAGTTGAAGACGATCTCTTCGTCACTTAGCGGGCGGGCGGTGCCGTCGCCCTCGTCGACGAGGGTGTCGTGGGCGATCTGGCTGATCAGGTCGGCTCCGGGGCGGGCCCGGCGCTCGGCGAGCAGTTCGATGAAGTAGAGGAAGATCTCCGAGTGCGCGTTGCTGCGCACCGTCTCGTCCGGGGAGTCGAAGGCGTCGGTGGTCAGCGCCCCGATCCACGCCCAGTCGGCGCGCGGGATGCCCATCATGGCGCAGACCACCCGGTTGGGGAGCTGCTTGGCGAGGTCGATGAAGTCCAGCTCGCCGCGCTCGGCCGCCTCGGTCACCAGCTCCCCGACGACCGTCTCGACCAGGGACTCCAGCCGGGGCATCTGCTGGGGACCGAAGGCCTGGGACAGCGCGCGCTTGAGCCGGGTGTGGTGCGGTACGTCGGAGACGATCAGCATGCGCTGGGCGACGGCCGCCACGGCCGCCGGCTCGCTGCCGAGCCGCATGCCCCGCGCGGAGCTGAAGGTGTCGCTGTCCGCGTACACCCGCATGATGTCGCGGTGCTTGCTGAGCACCCAGAAGCCCTCGCCGCCGGGCTCGGGGTGCCGGTGGACGGGCGCGTTGGCGCGCAGCCAGGTGAAGGCGGACCAGAAGTCGTTGCGGCCGAAGGGGGCCGGGTCGAGCAGATCGATCCGCATCTCAGGCTCCTTCGCGTGCGCGGAGGCTCAGCGGACGGGTGTCGGTCCAGTGCGCGTCCACGTGGGCCGCGCACTCGTCCTCGGTGCCGGTGAACCCGGCCGGCGCCCAGCCGTCCGGCAGCTCGCGCGCCGCCGGGTACAGGGCGTACTGCTCCTCGTGGTTGACCAGGACCTGGTAGGTGGTGGGCACGGTGTCCTCCGGGCTCGGGCCGGCTGGGCCGGCGGTGCGTCAGGCGGTGCGGGGCAGGCGGTCACCGTCGCCCCTGAGGAGTCCGGCCAGCTGCTCCAGTACGGGTGCGGGGCGGCGCAGTACGGCGTGGTGGCCGCCGGTGGCGGTGTGCCGGTGGAAGCCGGCCGTGGTGACCTCGGCCCAGCCGGCCAGCTCCTCGGCGCTGACGGTCTCGTCGCCGTCCGCGCCCCAGGCGTGCACGGGCACGTCGAGGCGGGCACCGGGCGTGTGGGCGTAACTCAGCGACAGCTGGGCGTCCTTGCGGAGCATGGCGACCATCAGGGCGCGGGTGTCCTCGTCCAGGAACGCGGGGTCGACCCCCGCGGTGTCGAAGAGCTTGTCGAGCTCCGCGTCGTCCTCGACGATGCCGTGCCCGGCGCCGTCCCAGTGGCCGGGCGCCCGGCAGGCGCTGACCACCAGGGCCCGCGGCCGGACCCGGCGGGCCACTTCGTAGCCGAGCAGCCCGCCGAAGCTGTGGCCGAAGACGACCAGCGGCCGGTCGGCGGCGACGGTGTGCCGCAGTTCGTCCACGACGGCCGTGACGGCCTCGCCGAAGGTGTCCGGCA includes these proteins:
- a CDS encoding winged helix DNA-binding domain-containing protein encodes the protein MAQGTTDRLLRAEAQAIGGGHREPSAAAVLDRVLAVQAQDLTAAALGLRVRARGLTAEAVRQATDTDRSVVRGWFMRGTLQYVPAADARWLLALFGPVHLALAARRLRELGLDEALCERAERLIADAVDGEGPLTRPELTDRLTTLGVPPKGQAAFHLIRRAALAGRICHGPQRDGEATFVLLDDWLPATGPLPFTGAAAETELARRYRAAHGPATVEDFAHWSGLRIGTCRNAWAAAPAPGPATPADCAGPDVRLLPAYDNYLVGYRSRELSVPAAHERVVWPGGGQIRATVMVDGLAVGTWTRGRRGGAVTAEPFPGDAPWDPEVAAGIARESADITRFYAASHPLSTAGL
- a CDS encoding 4'-phosphopantetheinyl transferase family protein gives rise to the protein MGGVALAGRTGAVLAAAGAARDLLTPAELARADAFRSPGDRDDFLAAHALVRLCAGRLLGRPAHTLTVVQRCGECARPHGRPRLAEAPDLGVSLTHTRGRVAAAAAPGPVGIDLETDPGGPLDWRVAHRACTERELAALRRHDRPLRAFLRQWVRKESLVKVGVATLDELSRLDLPVYGQEPPRWGAWRLTDWAAGDAVGCVAAQEDMRLTLLD
- a CDS encoding non-ribosomal peptide synthetase; this encodes MTTALLDLNRTDTPFPATGYPELLAEQTARTPHAPALVQGDRSWTYAELEAATNRLAHALIGRGARPGERVGLCYPRGADYVIGSLAILKTGAAIVALDPVNPDDRLAAMIGDAGPLLVLTPAELTARIPAGVAHAEVATAGHGQPATPAGVPTGPDTISHLIYTSGSTGTPKAVLERHGALTNLVHWTRRAYGVRPGDRASWMSTPGFAVQIMEWLAYLPTGAAIHIPEAGQAQTPDQIRDWLVRERITHTMLVAALAEPVWGLAWPADTALRIMVTTAERVHSWPLTDTPFRVVMTYGTTETTNVLSCLDLGAGIDFTSPATPAEIRATRQVPVGVPIANLRVHLLDDADRPVADGEVGRLHVSGAGLAAGYHGRPELTAAAFRPNVVDGDPHPVLYDTGDLARRREDGAVELLGRADSQVKIRGFRVELGEVETHVARLDGIAEAVVVTQERGPNDKRLLAYVAPEQGAAPDSGTVRAEVARTLPYYMVPGAIVVLPELPRLPNGKVDRRRLPEPADIKDGAAQAGYEAPRNEVEDSLARLWCEAFRTDGIGIHDNFFELGGHSLLAFQLIDEIRRRYGAELSLSDLSGCPTVAELAALLTTERSGGRGDFGGLPAIVPDPDRRFAPFPLTESQQALWIGRGGLVELGNVGCHGYFEWESEQLDVPRFTRAWHRLVERHDALRTRILPDGTQQVYEEIPAYDIPVTDLGGLDEAARETELAALRERLSHQVLDADSWPLFDVRISLLGGGRARIHLSLDFLVADAWSYFQVLVPDLVTFYTEPDADPAPLELTFRDYVLAVGSSLRDSELYRRSEWYWRDRLATLPPAPQLPERPADAPELPVRFERRSHVVDAALWTRIQERAHAREVTPSGVLAAAYAEVLGRAAGQSRFTVNFPLFNRLPLHPQVNALLADTTTTLLLAVEQRENTFAGRARDLQRRLWADLEHRYFSGVQVLRELTKLRGSLAPAMPVVMTSLAGHPPQYAETELGVPVYGISQTPQVSLDFQVFEKAGGLTFNWDFLPAVYPDGLIDAMFTEFVTLLEALGDEEVWERCSPPPGEETAPEQAEERDTGDAWERYWAGIERTGRGGDVIWDADSGEEFHWLLGQAARHFDPRLPVIDLGCGNGRYSRELAPRYPRVVGVDVSASAIEHARREAAERGGELSNVDYLALDMTDAEQAAELGEGPYNIFVRGVFHVLDGAARARLAAVAGRLLGPGGTLIVHEPDYSSNSFGYLGFVGGKRGRAEDLVGPLEAAGVRHSHRFTRPELAEAFPEPDWEVVDDEAIELHAIDPRSDSDALRLPGYYAVLRRKR
- a CDS encoding cytochrome P450; its protein translation is MRIDLLDPAPFGRNDFWSAFTWLRANAPVHRHPEPGGEGFWVLSKHRDIMRVYADSDTFSSARGMRLGSEPAAVAAVAQRMLIVSDVPHHTRLKRALSQAFGPQQMPRLESLVETVVGELVTEAAERGELDFIDLAKQLPNRVVCAMMGIPRADWAWIGALTTDAFDSPDETVRSNAHSEIFLYFIELLAERRARPGADLISQIAHDTLVDEGDGTARPLSDEEIVFNCNGVLSGANETTRYSAAGAVHQFARQPEQWELLRRLGPEGIAPAVEEILRWTTPGVHALRTAVRDTEINGVPVAAGDRVTLWNVSANRDEDVFTDPHSFRVDRRPNRHVAFGHGRHLCLGARLARFELGALLTEMLAVLDGFELTDPAVFNSSNFTWGIKSLPVRLLRSRAFTGAERAAL
- a CDS encoding thioesterase II family protein, with the translated sequence MGTWISTWPTGPADSRLPALLCLPPAGAGCQQFRAWQPALAGIAQVYGVQLPGRENRWREPMPDTFGEAVTAVVDELRHTVAADRPLVVFGHSFGGLLGYEVARRVRPRALVVSACRAPGHWDGAGHGIVEDDAELDKLFDTAGVDPAFLDEDTRALMVAMLRKDAQLSLSYAHTPGARLDVPVHAWGADGDETVSAEELAGWAEVTTAGFHRHTATGGHHAVLRRPAPVLEQLAGLLRGDGDRLPRTA